Proteins from a genomic interval of Flammeovirgaceae bacterium SG7u.111:
- a CDS encoding two-component regulator propeller domain-containing protein, with product MDSIWRYFLLIPLTFFLLPSPTKAQIVGLDPNISISQYNFTKWESSDGLPTNGVNGIAQSNNGYIWLATFNGLARFDGNAFEVYNQRNFPEISISTFRSVYQDPQQNMLWVTSHGNGLITIQGTKILRRYGLPEGLPSDVTHSVFRDSKGVLWAGTANGLAYLDGDKFKPWHGPKELENTTVTDIIEDVEQDLLYLATSTNGIYVIKDEKLFAHHNDNLSDLNVASLALDPKGNLWVGSYHGLDIIHRSNKKNINNSSTNLLENTFIRKVFFDKHGSAWIGSTNGLYRFVDERIEYFDNKEQLSDHEVTNITQDSEGNLWVCTYRAGLYKLTQGKILTYSTDEGLLGDVVYGVTETADNKLLIATKKGLTIYSDSLFDPFTLNGKEFNEAVRSVIESRDRKYYLGTSNGLYVVDSTGDYSYYNTENGLSDNYIRPLLEDHLGNIWIGTTYGISILDTTGNFKYVGREDGLSNEFILSLFEDSQHRVWISTRSGLNIYENGEIREVQPKGGTLYGSFFLAYEDKEQTVWIGASQGLMRYKDDELKFISVKDGLPFNLAFQVLEDSRKEMWFTTNEGIYKLKKRDINNRFDNPSSEGLKYRFYNKEDGMKSESCTANAKAIVRKNGTFVVPTFRGIATFNPDSIQKSSISPVVMIKNVTVDGNVVEIKDGKCIIPPEGKRVVINYTGLTFATPGDVLFRYMLTDLDEGFQAAGNTHEASYMNLSPGSYDFWVLSTNEDGTGTNKGDSVTLVKLPFFYQTVTFKILAAAIFATAFFLIIYIRLKGVKKSEEELKRKVDEKTKELQEQKREILAQRESIEKQNKQLESKNEELIELNKEKNHLISVVAHDLKSPLNQINGLISVMRLDEESLSNDHTKYMDMISASAKRLNNMISKILDVNSIESKKANFKFSVVDAYEVAKEAIEPYVEPAKTKQITIISEKENKGDHFINVDPAIYAQVIDNLVSNGIKFSPPKRSVYINIYDNEEEEVVFSVKDEGPGINKEDQKKLFGKYQKLSARPTGGESSTGLGLSIVKMFVENMGGRVWCESEGNKGANFFVAFKKAEVQSNS from the coding sequence ATGGACTCTATTTGGAGGTATTTTTTATTGATACCACTCACATTTTTTTTATTGCCATCACCAACAAAAGCCCAAATTGTTGGCTTAGACCCTAATATTTCAATTAGCCAGTATAACTTCACCAAATGGGAAAGTTCTGACGGTCTTCCTACAAATGGTGTAAATGGTATAGCACAGTCTAACAATGGCTATATATGGTTGGCCACGTTCAATGGCCTTGCCCGGTTTGATGGGAATGCTTTTGAGGTTTACAACCAACGTAATTTCCCCGAAATCTCCATTAGCACTTTCAGAAGTGTATACCAAGACCCACAGCAAAATATGCTATGGGTTACTTCACATGGCAATGGGCTCATTACTATTCAAGGGACAAAAATCCTTCGTAGATATGGACTTCCAGAAGGGTTGCCCAGTGATGTCACCCACTCAGTCTTCAGGGATTCGAAAGGTGTGTTGTGGGCTGGTACCGCTAACGGCCTTGCCTATTTGGATGGTGACAAGTTTAAACCTTGGCACGGACCAAAAGAACTGGAAAACACCACAGTAACAGATATTATAGAAGATGTAGAGCAAGATCTTCTTTACCTTGCCACAAGCACCAATGGTATTTATGTTATAAAAGACGAAAAGTTGTTCGCCCACCATAACGACAACCTATCTGATCTTAATGTCGCCTCGCTTGCGCTAGATCCCAAGGGCAACCTCTGGGTAGGCAGCTATCATGGTTTAGATATTATCCACAGAAGCAACAAGAAAAATATAAACAACTCGTCGACAAATCTATTGGAGAATACCTTTATTAGAAAAGTCTTTTTTGATAAACACGGTTCGGCATGGATAGGCTCAACCAATGGCTTATATAGGTTTGTAGATGAACGGATAGAATACTTTGACAACAAAGAACAGCTTTCTGACCACGAAGTCACTAATATCACCCAAGACTCTGAAGGCAACTTATGGGTTTGTACCTATCGCGCAGGGCTTTATAAACTCACCCAAGGAAAGATTCTTACCTATTCAACAGATGAAGGACTCTTGGGCGATGTGGTTTACGGTGTAACCGAAACGGCAGACAACAAGCTTTTAATTGCCACAAAAAAGGGATTGACTATCTATTCTGATTCTTTATTTGACCCTTTTACGCTTAATGGAAAAGAATTTAATGAAGCAGTAAGATCAGTCATTGAATCTAGAGACCGGAAATATTACCTCGGAACATCCAATGGTCTATATGTGGTAGACTCAACGGGGGACTACTCCTATTATAATACAGAAAATGGGCTGTCTGACAATTACATCCGCCCCTTATTAGAAGACCACCTTGGGAATATCTGGATAGGAACTACCTATGGCATATCCATTTTGGATACTACAGGAAACTTTAAGTATGTAGGCAGAGAAGATGGGCTTAGCAACGAGTTTATACTTTCTCTTTTTGAAGATTCGCAACATCGAGTGTGGATAAGCACAAGAAGTGGGTTGAACATTTATGAAAACGGTGAGATACGAGAAGTACAACCTAAAGGGGGGACACTATATGGCTCATTCTTTTTAGCCTACGAAGATAAGGAACAGACTGTATGGATTGGTGCAAGCCAAGGGCTGATGCGGTACAAGGACGATGAATTAAAATTCATTTCGGTAAAAGATGGCTTGCCTTTCAATTTAGCATTTCAAGTATTGGAAGATAGCAGAAAGGAAATGTGGTTCACTACAAACGAGGGTATCTATAAGTTGAAAAAGAGAGATATAAATAATCGCTTTGACAACCCTAGTTCTGAGGGGTTAAAGTATCGCTTTTACAACAAAGAAGACGGAATGAAAAGCGAAAGCTGTACAGCTAACGCAAAAGCAATCGTAAGGAAAAACGGGACTTTCGTTGTCCCAACCTTCCGGGGGATCGCTACTTTCAACCCTGATTCTATTCAAAAAAGTAGCATTTCACCTGTTGTAATGATCAAAAATGTCACAGTAGATGGCAATGTTGTGGAAATAAAAGATGGCAAATGTATCATTCCACCAGAAGGTAAAAGAGTAGTTATCAATTATACGGGATTGACCTTTGCCACGCCCGGCGATGTGCTTTTTCGATACATGCTGACTGACTTAGATGAAGGGTTTCAAGCTGCTGGAAACACTCATGAAGCTTCTTACATGAACCTTTCACCAGGCTCATACGATTTCTGGGTTTTATCCACCAATGAAGACGGTACTGGAACAAACAAAGGAGATTCTGTCACTTTGGTAAAACTCCCATTTTTTTACCAAACGGTCACTTTCAAGATTCTAGCCGCTGCAATTTTCGCCACAGCATTTTTTCTTATCATTTACATACGGCTAAAAGGGGTTAAAAAATCTGAAGAAGAGCTAAAACGAAAAGTAGACGAAAAAACAAAAGAGCTTCAAGAACAAAAAAGAGAGATTTTAGCCCAAAGGGAAAGCATAGAAAAACAGAACAAACAACTTGAGTCTAAAAACGAAGAACTCATAGAACTTAATAAAGAAAAAAACCACCTCATAAGTGTGGTTGCGCATGATCTGAAAAGCCCTTTAAACCAAATCAACGGCCTTATAAGTGTCATGAGACTTGATGAGGAGTCACTTTCAAATGACCATACCAAGTACATGGATATGATCTCTGCTTCGGCAAAAAGACTCAATAATATGATCTCTAAGATATTGGATGTAAACTCTATTGAGTCGAAAAAAGCTAATTTCAAATTTTCAGTTGTAGATGCTTATGAAGTGGCTAAGGAAGCTATAGAGCCCTATGTAGAGCCAGCCAAAACCAAGCAGATAACGATCATCTCTGAAAAGGAAAACAAAGGTGATCATTTCATCAATGTTGATCCCGCTATCTATGCTCAGGTAATTGACAACCTAGTATCTAACGGAATTAAATTCTCTCCTCCAAAAAGGAGCGTGTATATCAATATTTATGATAATGAGGAAGAAGAAGTTGTTTTTTCTGTAAAAGACGAAGGCCCTGGAATCAATAAAGAAGATCAGAAAAAACTTTTTGGCAAGTACCAAAAGCTCAGCGCCCGACCAACTGGGGGAGAAAGTTCTACAGGTTTAGGTCTTTCTATCGTAAAGATGTTCGTGGAAAACATGGGTGGTAGAGTTTGGTGTGAAAGCGAAGGAAATAAAGGCGCAAATTTCTTTGTCGCATTTAAAAAAGCTGAAGTACAAAGCAATTCCTAA
- a CDS encoding DUF4380 domain-containing protein → MMKPKKKMEEIKQNEDDSFLLFANGIELLVEPKFGGRVTSLVFEGKEVLSTREIEMPETQTFGSVLWPSPQFAWGMWPPPYNLDMGVYSAVAEGDGIKLTSKIDTALSIQFCKTLKISKENDRIEILYELYNRSEKEQQFGLWEVTRLPKGGVAFFPIGEPMPDSSLGREEYENTWYLTANPAPYFDDISSIDGVFWEGVPEGNYFSPKIIADGTEGWCAYVRNGLVFIKQFENVTPSDFSPHQGEVEIYVDQKNNYVELEEQSSYRTIPVGGSTSWEVNWYVKELPEGIDAKIGNTDLVEFVRSVIK, encoded by the coding sequence ATGATGAAACCTAAAAAGAAAATGGAAGAGATCAAACAAAATGAAGACGACTCTTTTTTGCTTTTTGCAAATGGAATAGAGTTGTTGGTCGAACCAAAATTTGGAGGGAGGGTGACGTCCTTAGTTTTTGAAGGAAAAGAAGTGCTTAGTACTAGGGAAATAGAAATGCCTGAAACACAGACCTTCGGATCTGTTTTGTGGCCTAGTCCACAGTTTGCGTGGGGCATGTGGCCTCCGCCTTATAATTTAGACATGGGCGTATATAGTGCTGTAGCCGAAGGAGATGGAATTAAATTGACTAGTAAAATAGATACAGCACTTTCCATTCAATTTTGTAAGACGCTAAAAATCAGCAAGGAAAATGATAGGATAGAAATTCTTTACGAGCTGTATAATAGAAGTGAGAAAGAGCAGCAATTTGGGCTTTGGGAAGTGACTAGGTTGCCTAAAGGTGGTGTAGCTTTCTTCCCAATTGGTGAGCCAATGCCTGATTCTTCTTTAGGAAGGGAAGAGTACGAAAACACTTGGTATTTGACAGCCAATCCAGCTCCTTACTTTGACGATATTTCTTCAATAGATGGTGTTTTTTGGGAAGGTGTGCCAGAGGGAAATTATTTCAGCCCTAAAATTATTGCCGATGGTACAGAAGGTTGGTGTGCCTATGTCAGGAATGGACTAGTGTTTATCAAGCAATTTGAAAACGTGACCCCATCTGACTTTTCTCCTCATCAGGGAGAAGTTGAGATTTATGTTGATCAAAAAAATAATTATGTAGAGCTAGAGGAGCAAAGTAGCTATCGGACTATTCCCGTAGGTGGCAGTACTTCTTGGGAGGTGAACTGGTATGTGAAAGAGCTGCCTGAAGGAATTGATGCAAAAATTGGCAACACTGACTTGGTTGAGTTCGTGAGAAGCGTGATCAAATGA
- a CDS encoding GAF domain-containing protein, with the protein MLKKLLNYGVDNTTVSHVKERVRLTNLMIICFTPMTLFYIGFSQFYFPEISWIYWGTLVFSVFAIWVNGKGWDLLSSFLLSIMPASAVFLVQITTVAPGGSVNPYLQVASIGFWVMPWLVFSFREKWLLAASVTYCIVTLAVAQPLAAYFYIEADYTMVYSQLFSMILLVSGGSALTIGMFLFQLAVTKLNKEKDLMFESMKKREVELSNSELELKEYISKQEEYKKEEEKQQWVSVGLSQINEVLRNNNEELAKLSDVVIKQLVKYLDANQGGLFISNGKDGDGEVLELQTCYAYERKKYLQKEILPGEGLVGQCFIEKEPIYMTEIPEDYMEITSGLGKSTPKNIIIVPLIYNERVVGVIELASFNVMEEYKLLFVEKVAEGIASVVSNARVNEKTKMLLEDTQQQAEELRTREEEMRQNMEELQATQEAMQRKQQELEEMKLAFEKKTEALETERDELLKKLEQSE; encoded by the coding sequence ATGCTGAAGAAGCTATTGAATTATGGGGTTGATAATACAACTGTTAGCCATGTGAAAGAGAGGGTTAGACTAACTAATTTAATGATTATTTGCTTTACCCCAATGACATTATTTTACATCGGTTTTAGCCAGTTTTATTTTCCCGAGATTAGCTGGATTTATTGGGGGACGTTAGTTTTTTCAGTGTTTGCCATTTGGGTGAATGGCAAAGGATGGGATTTGCTTTCAAGTTTTTTGTTGAGCATCATGCCAGCATCCGCAGTTTTCTTGGTTCAGATAACCACGGTAGCTCCTGGTGGTTCGGTCAATCCGTATCTACAAGTTGCATCTATTGGTTTTTGGGTAATGCCATGGCTGGTTTTTTCTTTTAGAGAAAAATGGTTGTTGGCGGCTTCGGTCACCTATTGTATTGTCACTTTGGCGGTAGCCCAACCGCTGGCAGCTTATTTTTATATAGAGGCAGATTATACAATGGTATACTCCCAGCTATTTAGTATGATACTGCTCGTTTCAGGAGGGAGTGCTCTTACAATTGGGATGTTTTTATTCCAGCTTGCGGTAACAAAACTCAACAAAGAAAAGGATCTGATGTTCGAGAGTATGAAAAAGCGGGAAGTAGAACTAAGCAATTCAGAATTGGAATTGAAAGAATATATAAGCAAGCAAGAAGAATATAAAAAGGAAGAAGAAAAACAACAATGGGTGTCGGTTGGACTATCTCAAATAAATGAAGTATTAAGAAACAACAATGAGGAGTTGGCCAAGCTGAGCGATGTTGTAATTAAGCAATTGGTAAAATACCTTGATGCAAACCAAGGAGGTTTGTTTATTAGTAATGGGAAAGATGGCGATGGTGAGGTGCTTGAACTCCAGACTTGCTATGCATATGAGAGGAAAAAATATTTGCAGAAGGAAATTCTCCCTGGAGAAGGATTGGTAGGGCAATGCTTTATAGAGAAAGAACCAATTTACATGACGGAAATACCTGAAGATTATATGGAAATTACTTCAGGTTTGGGTAAGTCGACACCTAAGAACATCATAATTGTACCTCTTATTTACAACGAGAGGGTAGTGGGCGTGATCGAGTTGGCTTCTTTTAATGTAATGGAAGAGTATAAGCTGCTTTTTGTAGAAAAGGTTGCGGAGGGAATTGCCAGCGTAGTTTCGAATGCGAGGGTAAACGAAAAGACCAAGATGCTTTTGGAAGACACCCAACAGCAAGCTGAAGAGCTAAGGACTAGGGAGGAGGAAATGCGCCAGAATATGGAAGAATTGCAAGCTACCCAAGAGGCAATGCAAAGAAAGCAGCAAGAACTTGAAGAAATGAAGTTGGCTTTTGAGAAAAAAACAGAAGCGTTGGAAACTGAAAGAGATGAGCTTTTAAAGAAGTTAGAGCAAAGTGAATAG
- a CDS encoding TIM barrel protein codes for MKMISKKMTRKQALKGIAASGAAVALSPAAAFASNDPANDSSLKLKGNIKHSVSRWCYNKIPLEELCEAAKDMGIESVELLGEEEWAIPQKYGLTVAMANSGSYGIPKGFNNPEYHGKLLKDYQHVIPKAADAGLKNVICFSGNRDGMSNEVGLENAARGLDPVVKLAQKHGITIQMELLNSKVNHPDQMCDNTPWGAKLCEKLGSENFKLLYDIYHMQIMEGDVIRTIQENHQYFGHYHTGGVPGRNEIDETQELYYPAIMKAILATGYKGFVGQEFIPKSEKPLDSLKASIKICDV; via the coding sequence ATGAAAATGATTTCAAAAAAAATGACGAGAAAGCAAGCCCTAAAGGGAATAGCCGCCAGCGGAGCAGCTGTGGCTTTGTCTCCAGCGGCTGCTTTTGCCAGCAATGATCCAGCGAATGATTCCTCGCTCAAATTGAAAGGGAATATCAAGCATTCGGTAAGCAGGTGGTGCTACAATAAAATCCCTTTGGAAGAGCTATGCGAAGCAGCCAAAGATATGGGCATCGAATCGGTTGAGTTGCTGGGCGAAGAGGAGTGGGCTATTCCTCAAAAATATGGACTGACCGTGGCGATGGCCAACAGTGGTTCATACGGGATACCCAAGGGTTTCAACAATCCTGAGTACCATGGAAAGCTTTTGAAAGATTACCAGCATGTGATTCCCAAAGCGGCAGATGCTGGTCTGAAAAATGTAATTTGCTTTTCGGGGAATAGGGATGGAATGAGCAACGAGGTTGGGCTAGAAAATGCTGCGAGGGGCTTAGACCCAGTGGTAAAGCTGGCTCAGAAACATGGCATCACCATCCAGATGGAATTGTTGAACAGCAAAGTGAACCATCCCGATCAGATGTGCGACAATACTCCTTGGGGCGCAAAACTTTGTGAAAAGCTTGGTTCTGAAAACTTTAAATTGCTGTATGATATCTATCATATGCAAATTATGGAAGGAGACGTGATTCGCACTATTCAAGAAAACCACCAGTACTTTGGGCATTACCACACGGGAGGTGTGCCAGGCAGAAATGAGATAGATGAGACCCAAGAGTTGTATTATCCGGCCATTATGAAAGCTATATTGGCAACTGGTTATAAAGGGTTTGTAGGACAAGAATTTATTCCAAAAAGTGAAAAACCGCTTGATTCTCTTAAAGCTTCAATTAAGATTTGCGATGTATGA
- the greA gene encoding transcription elongation factor GreA has translation MAYTYYTKEGYEKLKAELHEMKTKGRAAISKEIAEARDKGDLSENAEYDAAKDAQGMLEMKIAKMGELLSNARILDESKIDTSKVSILSKVKIKNKANNMTMAYTLVAEKEANLKEGKISVNSPIGEGLLGKSVGDVADIKVPSGIVKFEVVEISRA, from the coding sequence ATGGCATATACCTATTATACAAAAGAAGGATACGAGAAATTGAAAGCAGAGCTTCATGAGATGAAGACCAAAGGCAGAGCTGCTATTTCTAAGGAGATTGCAGAAGCTCGAGACAAAGGGGATTTGAGTGAAAACGCAGAGTACGATGCGGCCAAAGATGCTCAAGGCATGTTGGAGATGAAGATTGCCAAAATGGGTGAGCTATTGTCAAATGCAAGAATCTTGGACGAATCTAAAATCGATACTTCCAAGGTGTCTATTCTTTCAAAAGTAAAGATCAAGAACAAGGCAAATAACATGACCATGGCCTACACTTTGGTAGCCGAAAAAGAAGCCAACCTCAAGGAAGGAAAAATTTCTGTAAACTCACCTATTGGCGAAGGTCTACTTGGAAAATCTGTTGGTGATGTTGCCGATATCAAAGTCCCCAGTGGTATAGTCAAATTTGAAGTCGTCGAGATTTCAAGAGCTTAA
- a CDS encoding HIT family protein has product MASIFTKIINGEIPSHKVAENNDFFAFLDIFPLAKGHTLVVPKKEVDYIFDLGDETLANLHVFSKKVGLAIEKVVPCQRIGVSVVGLEVPHAHVHLIPLNSMNDINFNKPKLEFTQEQFAELAAKISENVQL; this is encoded by the coding sequence ATGGCTAGTATATTCACCAAAATCATTAATGGGGAAATTCCCTCCCACAAAGTTGCCGAAAACAATGACTTCTTTGCTTTTCTAGACATCTTCCCTCTTGCCAAAGGGCACACACTTGTTGTTCCTAAAAAGGAAGTAGATTATATTTTTGACTTGGGCGACGAAACCTTGGCAAACCTACATGTGTTTTCTAAGAAAGTAGGGTTGGCAATAGAGAAAGTTGTCCCTTGCCAACGCATTGGCGTATCGGTAGTTGGCTTAGAGGTGCCTCACGCCCACGTTCATCTTATTCCGCTAAATTCGATGAACGATATCAATTTTAATAAACCAAAGCTCGAGTTCACACAAGAGCAATTCGCCGAATTGGCAGCTAAAATATCAGAAAATGTTCAGCTCTAA
- a CDS encoding ATP-binding protein produces MFSSKQHKHFNSPLKIVLFGPESTGKTILAEKLAAHFNTVWNPEFVRGYLEILMEISPEKSMNELLTEYDLQPIALGQLATEKSSFANAGRVVFYDTNLLEHKIYSESIYGTSASWIDQALETWEYDQYFLMDIDIPWEADPQRESPESREAMFQIMKNELEKRDITYTLVSGDLQQRFEKIAEEVKKIMEG; encoded by the coding sequence ATGTTCAGCTCTAAACAACACAAACATTTTAATTCACCTTTAAAAATAGTACTGTTTGGTCCTGAATCTACTGGCAAAACTATTTTGGCAGAAAAACTTGCCGCCCATTTCAATACAGTCTGGAATCCAGAATTTGTGAGAGGGTATTTGGAAATACTCATGGAAATAAGCCCTGAAAAGAGCATGAACGAACTGCTTACCGAGTACGACCTCCAACCGATAGCCCTTGGGCAATTGGCTACTGAAAAATCGTCCTTTGCTAATGCGGGCAGGGTGGTCTTTTACGATACCAATTTACTAGAACACAAAATCTATTCGGAAAGTATTTATGGTACTTCTGCTAGCTGGATAGACCAAGCCTTAGAGACCTGGGAATATGACCAATATTTCTTAATGGACATTGATATACCTTGGGAAGCCGACCCGCAGCGGGAAAGCCCTGAGTCGCGTGAAGCCATGTTCCAGATCATGAAAAATGAACTGGAAAAGCGGGACATCACTTACACCTTGGTAAGTGGAGATTTGCAGCAACGCTTTGAAAAAATAGCTGAAGAGGTAAAAAAAATAATGGAGGGGTAG
- a CDS encoding DUF3109 family protein — MIVIGDTVISDDIAENYFVCNLAKCKGACCVEGDLGAPLNDDELEVMEEIQEVVKPYLSEEGKREIEKQGAYIKDWEGDFSTPTINDKECAYAIYDEKGSLKCGIEQAYFDGKISYRKPISCHLYPARITKYDKYDAINYDRWSICSDACSYGEELEVPLYEFLKVPFVRKYGEDWYNSLVDEIETRIANDIGPINKDEERPAE, encoded by the coding sequence ATGATTGTAATAGGCGATACGGTCATCAGCGATGACATTGCAGAAAACTATTTTGTGTGCAACCTAGCAAAATGCAAGGGCGCATGTTGCGTGGAAGGAGATTTGGGCGCTCCGCTCAACGACGATGAACTGGAAGTGATGGAGGAAATCCAAGAAGTGGTAAAACCTTACCTTTCGGAAGAGGGGAAAAGGGAAATTGAGAAGCAAGGAGCGTATATAAAAGATTGGGAAGGTGATTTCTCAACTCCGACTATAAATGATAAAGAATGTGCTTACGCTATTTATGATGAGAAAGGTTCGTTGAAATGTGGGATTGAACAAGCGTATTTTGATGGGAAAATCAGTTACAGAAAGCCGATTTCTTGCCACTTGTATCCTGCACGTATCACGAAATACGATAAATACGATGCTATCAACTACGATCGCTGGTCTATTTGTAGCGATGCATGCTCGTACGGAGAAGAGCTTGAAGTTCCATTATACGAGTTCCTAAAAGTGCCATTTGTCCGCAAGTATGGCGAAGATTGGTACAACTCTTTGGTGGACGAAATAGAAACGAGAATTGCCAATGATATTGGTCCTATAAATAAAGATGAAGAGCGACCTGCTGAATAA
- a CDS encoding OmpA family protein has product MKDALMAIRRGDEYIEFEKAYLWAIKEYEKAYRFNPKNAELNLKIGLAYLATEEVPDQSPALTFISQAESLKPDIDKKITFYHGRAAHVNGQWDLAIEKYSEYLAIAKEGKLEKELAKTEKLIEECGYGKELSASPIRTFIDNLGKNVNTKMPEMGVVVNPDETVLYFTSRRYETTGRELDLDGYFYEDVYESRLVSGKWSRTRNLGKPVNSNGHDAVVGILPKNKQLLLYKGGGNGDLYLTTFVGKAWSEPAKLPNTVNSSHRETSGCFSPDGNILYFTSDRPGGQGGLDIYMSRRNSRMGWGKPVNLGSKINSPYDEEGVTISTDGKTLFFSSKGHSSVGGYDVFEAGLEGKEWGEPENIGLPVNTPHDELYFNIMPDGKRAYYSAYRPDTNGEKDLYMVTFLGPEKPMLLTGLPKSEALPQYSLTSTLVLPYAKELSAKLTIFKGRILAAETKTPLKAAVELSDNEQGKLIARLYSDSTSGEFAVTIPAGINYGITVKSPGYLFHSENFQIPANIEQESIEKDILLGGVTSGSKIVLNNIFFDTDKSSLRSSSLSELENIVKILEENPKIRVEISGHTDNVGNEAYNQTLSEDRAKSVVDWLVGKGVDASRLEFVGYGLRAPIADNSTEEGRQKNRRTEFKIL; this is encoded by the coding sequence ATGAAAGATGCGTTGATGGCGATTAGGCGAGGGGATGAGTACATTGAATTTGAGAAAGCCTACTTGTGGGCTATAAAAGAATACGAAAAAGCCTATCGGTTCAATCCTAAAAATGCGGAGCTTAACCTAAAGATAGGTTTGGCTTATTTGGCTACTGAAGAAGTTCCCGATCAGAGCCCAGCTCTTACTTTTATTTCCCAAGCTGAAAGCCTCAAACCTGATATTGATAAAAAAATAACTTTCTACCATGGCAGGGCAGCGCATGTGAACGGGCAATGGGACTTGGCAATTGAAAAGTATAGCGAATATCTTGCAATAGCTAAAGAGGGAAAACTTGAAAAGGAATTAGCCAAAACTGAGAAACTGATAGAAGAATGCGGATATGGCAAAGAACTTTCTGCTTCTCCCATACGGACATTTATAGACAACCTAGGCAAAAATGTCAATACCAAAATGCCAGAGATGGGGGTGGTGGTAAACCCAGATGAAACGGTTCTTTATTTTACTTCTCGCCGCTATGAAACCACGGGGCGAGAACTGGATTTGGATGGGTACTTTTATGAGGATGTGTACGAAAGTAGGTTGGTGAGCGGAAAGTGGTCTCGGACAAGGAACTTGGGTAAGCCAGTGAACTCTAATGGTCATGATGCCGTGGTGGGAATCCTTCCAAAAAACAAGCAATTATTGCTTTATAAAGGTGGAGGGAATGGCGATTTGTACCTCACCACTTTTGTAGGCAAAGCTTGGTCGGAGCCTGCTAAGTTGCCGAATACGGTAAACAGCTCGCACCGAGAAACTTCGGGTTGCTTTTCTCCTGACGGTAATATTTTGTACTTCACCAGCGACCGCCCAGGAGGGCAAGGTGGCTTGGATATTTACATGAGCCGAAGGAATTCGAGAATGGGATGGGGCAAGCCTGTAAACCTCGGTAGCAAGATCAATTCTCCTTATGACGAAGAAGGAGTTACGATTTCCACTGATGGAAAAACGTTGTTTTTTAGTTCGAAAGGGCATAGCTCCGTGGGTGGTTATGATGTATTCGAGGCTGGGCTTGAAGGGAAGGAGTGGGGCGAGCCAGAAAACATAGGGCTACCGGTAAATACTCCACACGATGAATTGTATTTCAATATCATGCCTGACGGAAAGCGGGCGTATTACTCGGCCTACCGACCCGATACAAACGGGGAAAAGGATTTGTATATGGTTACCTTTTTGGGACCTGAAAAGCCTATGTTGCTCACGGGCTTGCCTAAATCGGAAGCGTTGCCTCAGTATAGCCTGACCTCGACGTTGGTCTTGCCCTATGCAAAAGAGCTTTCGGCAAAGCTGACTATTTTTAAAGGACGGATTTTAGCGGCGGAGACGAAAACCCCTTTGAAAGCTGCGGTGGAATTGTCGGACAATGAGCAAGGGAAATTGATTGCCCGCCTTTACAGCGATTCTACTTCAGGCGAGTTCGCCGTGACCATTCCTGCAGGGATTAACTACGGTATTACGGTAAAGTCTCCAGGGTATCTGTTCCATTCGGAAAACTTCCAGATTCCTGCCAATATTGAGCAGGAGTCCATAGAAAAGGATATTTTGCTAGGAGGGGTCACTTCTGGGAGTAAAATTGTCCTCAACAATATTTTCTTCGATACAGATAAGTCTTCTCTCAGAAGCTCATCCCTTTCTGAGCTGGAAAACATTGTGAAAATATTGGAGGAAAACCCAAAAATCCGAGTGGAGATTTCTGGACATACCGATAATGTAGGCAATGAAGCCTATAACCAGACCCTATCCGAAGACCGGGCCAAGTCCGTGGTGGATTGGTTGGTGGGCAAAGGAGTGGATGCTTCCCGCTTGGAATTTGTAGGCTATGGCCTGCGCGCTCCCATTGCCGATAACAGTACTGAAGAAGGCAGGCAAAAAAATAGGAGAACTGAATTTAAGATTCTCTAG